The Methanococcoides methylutens MM1 genome has a window encoding:
- the proB gene encoding glutamate 5-kinase yields the protein MINRKEILDDAKKIVIKLGTTSISNEDGSLNTEFMEKVAAQVSELHNAGKQVILVSSGSIGIGIEILNLNCRPKEIPVRQAAAAVGQGFLMQHWMEAFRKYELNVAQILLTYDSFTNRLTYLNLRNSISTLLSYGVIPIINENDPICVHEIEATLGDNDKLSAMVASKTEADVLMLLTDIDGLYNKNPKRHDDALLLNTVEEITPTIESYGGSPTSMKGVGGMRTKIAAAKICNMAGCYMVIANSNVDNVISRVLSGENIGTLFLANQFVHKNRIRWIILGKASGIIKVDSGAKKAISNSMSLLPSGVLEVEGDFDRGDIVKLECNGEVFGKGITDYTSEELKAIKGKHTDMIAEILGYKNYDHVIKKENIGLLK from the coding sequence TTGATCAACAGAAAAGAGATACTGGATGATGCTAAGAAAATAGTCATCAAGCTGGGTACAACTTCGATCAGCAATGAAGATGGAAGCCTTAATACGGAATTTATGGAAAAGGTCGCAGCACAGGTCTCTGAGTTGCATAACGCCGGAAAGCAGGTGATACTGGTAAGCTCCGGTTCAATCGGAATTGGTATCGAGATACTGAACCTCAACTGTCGCCCAAAAGAGATCCCTGTACGTCAGGCAGCTGCTGCTGTGGGACAGGGCTTCCTGATGCAGCACTGGATGGAAGCTTTCCGCAAATATGAACTCAACGTAGCACAGATACTTCTGACATACGACTCATTTACTAACAGATTGACATACCTCAACCTGAGGAACAGTATCTCCACACTATTGAGCTACGGAGTTATTCCGATAATTAACGAAAATGACCCGATATGTGTGCACGAGATCGAAGCGACACTTGGTGACAATGACAAACTCTCTGCAATGGTCGCAAGTAAAACAGAAGCAGACGTACTGATGCTGCTGACAGACATCGACGGTCTCTACAATAAGAACCCAAAACGTCATGATGACGCATTACTATTAAACACTGTTGAAGAGATCACACCTACCATTGAAAGCTATGGCGGAAGCCCCACCAGCATGAAAGGAGTTGGAGGCATGCGCACAAAGATAGCAGCTGCAAAGATATGCAATATGGCAGGCTGCTACATGGTCATTGCGAACAGCAATGTGGACAATGTGATCAGCAGGGTGCTCTCCGGAGAGAACATCGGAACACTCTTTCTCGCAAACCAGTTCGTTCACAAGAACCGTATACGATGGATCATACTCGGGAAAGCCTCCGGCATCATTAAAGTCGATTCCGGAGCTAAAAAGGCCATATCTAATAGTATGAGCCTGCTCCCATCAGGAGTTCTTGAAGTCGAAGGAGACTTTGACAGAGGCGATATCGTTAAGCTGGAGTGTAACGGAGAAGTGTTTGGAAAAGGCATTACAGATTACACATCTGAAGAACTCAAGGCTATCAAAGGAAAACATACGGATATGATAGCTGAGATACTTGGATATAAGAACTATGACCACGTAATCAAGAAAGAGAACATCGGTCTTCTCAAATAA